In the genome of Bacteroidota bacterium, one region contains:
- a CDS encoding HAD family hydrolase: MQKNLVVFDFDGTITFKDSLAEMIKFQKGILSFWLGVIILSPVLVLFKLGFIPNQRAKEFVLAYFFKNDDWKQFQQKCTRFSLEKLPQIVKTSALECIQKHQEAGDRVM, translated from the coding sequence ATGCAGAAAAATTTAGTTGTCTTTGATTTTGACGGTACCATTACTTTTAAAGACAGTTTAGCTGAAATGATTAAGTTTCAAAAAGGGATACTGTCCTTCTGGCTGGGCGTTATTATTTTATCGCCTGTGTTGGTTCTTTTCAAATTGGGATTTATTCCCAACCAAAGGGCCAAAGAATTTGTACTGGCTTACTTTTTTAAAAATGATGATTGGAAACAGTTTCAACAAAAATGTACCCGTTTTTCACTGGAAAAGCTTCCGCAAATTGTGAAAACAAGTGCTTTGGAATGTATTCAAAAACATCAGGAAGCCGGTGATCGTGTAATGAT